A genomic segment from Pistricoccus aurantiacus encodes:
- a CDS encoding DUF3305 domain-containing protein, producing the protein MASDTSLSDRRQATYRKTLSFALEASTHTVKGFSATQWRIADLAPNATGPFVVDLQLYMTERAAYRFNLQSDTPRLFLRCGFSGTTPDPKAITASQEVAAAWMDGEQQVLEVAMPLAIQLWLEAYLARYGEAPVEGRKKKRKGAGRSRENLT; encoded by the coding sequence ATGGCATCTGATACGTCGCTTTCTGACCGTCGTCAAGCAACCTACCGCAAGACCCTGAGCTTTGCCTTGGAGGCAAGCACCCACACAGTCAAGGGATTCAGCGCCACCCAATGGCGTATTGCTGATCTGGCACCGAATGCGACCGGGCCTTTTGTGGTCGATCTGCAACTCTATATGACCGAACGGGCCGCCTACCGCTTCAATCTGCAAAGCGACACACCGCGGCTTTTTCTGCGCTGCGGCTTTTCCGGCACGACCCCCGATCCCAAGGCGATCACCGCGAGTCAGGAAGTCGCCGCCGCCTGGATGGACGGCGAGCAGCAGGTGCTGGAAGTTGCCATGCCTCTAGCCATTCAGCTATGGCTCGAAGCGTATCTGGCTCGCTATGGTGAGGCGCCGGTGGAAGGCCGCAAGAAAAAGCGCAAGGGAGCCGGTCGCTCCCGGGAGAATCTGACATGA
- a CDS encoding DUF3306 domain-containing protein, which produces MSRLSRWSRRKRGEPTDTPSASTHGIASEDPIFEDTAFEQSAFESGSLENNLPEKGLPEKSAQVGPLDDQADDSISLDETLPDPESLEAGSDFSAYLQQGVSQGLRRRALRRLFATGGYNVRDGLDDYDQDFRQQKPLSAEISARLRQWTQKLEEASESPPLEEEPFVVESKAENDSQNPKPEQELEFTETSVDQDFEAR; this is translated from the coding sequence ATGAGCCGCCTGAGCCGCTGGTCCAGACGCAAGCGCGGTGAACCCACCGATACGCCATCGGCGAGCACTCATGGCATCGCGAGCGAGGATCCGATATTCGAGGATACCGCTTTCGAGCAAAGCGCTTTTGAAAGCGGTTCTCTGGAAAACAACCTGCCAGAAAAAGGCCTTCCCGAAAAAAGCGCTCAGGTCGGACCGCTTGACGATCAGGCTGACGATTCGATTTCTCTGGACGAAACCTTGCCGGACCCGGAAAGCCTCGAGGCGGGCAGCGATTTTTCTGCCTATCTACAGCAAGGTGTCAGCCAAGGACTGCGCCGCCGAGCACTGCGCCGGCTATTCGCTACCGGGGGCTACAATGTACGCGACGGTCTCGACGACTATGACCAGGATTTTCGCCAGCAGAAGCCTTTGAGCGCGGAAATCTCCGCTCGCCTGCGTCAATGGACTCAAAAGCTTGAAGAAGCCTCGGAATCCCCTCCGCTGGAGGAAGAGCCGTTCGTCGTGGAAAGCAAGGCCGAAAATGACAGCCAGAATCCTAAGCCAGAGCAGGAGCTAGAATTCACCGAGACCAGCGTCGACCAAGATTTTGAAGCCAGATAA
- a CDS encoding 4Fe-4S dicluster domain-containing protein: protein MNQCITLTPWDGERNRQARLVTQTQVSWPVNLAAPALGYNSHGHLLIIGSELEARLFVSNSGATSLLQQADGLASITLLVNAPSDMTGVNESITEALETTSTLACYHSRRVSLSGYLGRFSVWLEDSVELEDNRPIDLARAALNRDAFDLVLDLGDSPLMNLELTSPGYFHAPGAEDNPKPTLDALVDQIGEFEKPQYVQINSALCAHQDRGKIGCTRCLSVCPADAIQSVKQRIESYIEIDPYLCHGAGSCTSACPSGAIEYRLPRPMQQQDYMRRLLAAYRQAGGEAPVVRFVDAAYRERETDAPAGHVLDIPLEELGAAGLDHWLGALADGASQVRIQWHTGIPVSLCQLLENQLEQAHRLLEALSHQRERIVIVGEADRDARDAIPRLAPLAVCERDTTTPSKRDRLNASLAWLADQGEADDQRHPLPGDAPFGGIEVNQSACTLCMACVAVCPTPALAGGDDHPLLSFREADCIQCGLCEKNCPENAIVLQPGFLAHPDRERRHVCKEEAPFHCIACGKPFASQSAIATIKAKLADHPYFAGNAVSRLEMCEDCRVRDVWKNLGRDPLAQLKI from the coding sequence ATGAATCAATGTATTACGCTAACCCCCTGGGATGGCGAGCGTAATCGCCAAGCCAGGCTTGTGACGCAGACGCAAGTCTCTTGGCCGGTCAATCTCGCCGCCCCGGCCCTTGGTTATAACAGCCACGGCCATCTGCTGATCATCGGCAGTGAGCTTGAAGCGCGCCTTTTTGTTTCGAACTCAGGCGCCACCAGCTTATTGCAACAAGCCGACGGCCTGGCGTCGATTACCCTGTTGGTCAATGCGCCAAGCGACATGACCGGCGTGAATGAAAGCATCACCGAGGCGCTCGAAACGACCTCGACGCTTGCCTGCTACCACAGCCGTCGTGTTTCTCTCTCCGGTTATCTGGGGCGTTTTTCCGTGTGGCTCGAGGACTCTGTCGAACTCGAGGACAATAGGCCGATCGACCTGGCCAGGGCGGCCCTCAATCGTGACGCCTTCGACCTGGTGCTCGATCTCGGCGACTCTCCTTTGATGAACCTGGAGCTGACGTCGCCGGGCTATTTCCACGCACCGGGCGCGGAAGACAACCCGAAGCCGACGCTGGATGCGCTGGTCGATCAGATCGGCGAGTTCGAAAAACCCCAGTATGTGCAGATAAACTCAGCGCTTTGCGCCCACCAGGACCGGGGCAAGATCGGCTGCACCCGTTGTCTCTCGGTCTGCCCGGCGGATGCGATCCAAAGCGTGAAGCAGCGCATCGAATCCTATATCGAGATCGACCCTTATCTTTGCCACGGCGCCGGCAGCTGCACCAGCGCCTGCCCCAGCGGGGCGATCGAATATCGCCTGCCCCGCCCGATGCAGCAGCAGGACTACATGCGTCGTCTGCTGGCGGCCTATCGCCAGGCCGGTGGCGAAGCGCCGGTGGTGCGTTTCGTCGACGCCGCCTATCGCGAACGTGAAACTGATGCGCCCGCCGGCCATGTGCTGGATATTCCTTTGGAAGAGCTGGGCGCCGCGGGACTCGATCACTGGCTTGGCGCCTTGGCGGACGGCGCCAGCCAGGTACGGATTCAGTGGCATACGGGCATTCCCGTCAGTCTCTGCCAACTGCTGGAAAATCAGCTCGAACAGGCCCACCGGCTGCTCGAGGCCCTGAGCCATCAGCGAGAGCGTATTGTCATCGTCGGCGAAGCGGATCGAGACGCTCGCGACGCCATTCCGCGACTGGCGCCTTTAGCGGTGTGCGAGCGGGACACCACAACCCCCAGTAAAAGGGACCGGCTGAATGCAAGCCTTGCCTGGTTGGCGGATCAGGGCGAGGCGGACGACCAGCGTCATCCCCTTCCCGGCGATGCGCCCTTCGGCGGCATCGAGGTGAACCAATCCGCCTGCACCCTTTGCATGGCCTGTGTGGCGGTTTGCCCGACCCCGGCCCTGGCCGGTGGCGACGATCACCCGCTCTTGAGCTTTCGCGAGGCGGACTGCATCCAGTGCGGTCTGTGCGAAAAGAACTGTCCGGAAAACGCCATTGTTCTGCAGCCCGGCTTTCTCGCCCACCCGGATCGGGAAAGACGACATGTCTGCAAGGAAGAGGCGCCCTTTCACTGCATCGCCTGCGGCAAGCCTTTCGCCAGCCAGAGCGCCATCGCCACCATCAAGGCCAAGCTCGCCGATCATCCTTATTTTGCCGGCAACGCGGTTTCTCGACTGGAAATGTGCGAAGACTGCCGAGTCAGGGATGTCTGGAAAAATCTGGGCCGCGACCCACTGGCACAGTTGAAGATATGA
- a CDS encoding TorD/DmsD family molecular chaperone, giving the protein MTSLNDFTPTFDDERALRADIYRLLGALLLAAPDVDLLDWLGGLEIEEDDSPLALHWQALARAAANSNPDALTQAHFGHLVGVIQGDVVPYASWYWNGRLMDEPLIVLRRDLRRLGIARAAHSNDPEDHLAALCEVMALLIESASETVNKSEATFFLRHIAPWAERCMADLARVETPFYACLGELGQHFFALERERLVLMDKQDTSSDLIASVSLDTPAGASD; this is encoded by the coding sequence ATGACATCACTAAACGATTTCACTCCAACCTTCGACGACGAACGTGCCCTGCGCGCGGATATCTATCGCCTGCTGGGTGCCTTGCTGCTCGCCGCGCCGGACGTGGATCTGCTGGACTGGCTGGGCGGTCTCGAAATCGAGGAAGACGACAGCCCGCTTGCCCTCCACTGGCAAGCCCTAGCCCGCGCCGCGGCAAACAGCAATCCGGATGCGCTGACTCAAGCGCACTTCGGGCACCTGGTCGGGGTCATTCAGGGGGACGTCGTGCCTTACGCCTCCTGGTACTGGAACGGCAGGCTAATGGACGAGCCTCTAATTGTCCTGCGCCGGGATCTGCGCCGGCTGGGCATCGCCCGGGCGGCCCACAGCAACGATCCAGAGGATCATCTGGCGGCGCTCTGCGAAGTCATGGCTTTGCTGATCGAGTCCGCCAGCGAGACCGTCAACAAGAGCGAAGCGACTTTTTTCTTGCGCCATATAGCGCCTTGGGCGGAGCGCTGCATGGCGGACCTGGCCCGAGTCGAGACACCCTTCTACGCCTGCCTGGGAGAACTCGGCCAGCATTTTTTCGCTCTTGAGCGAGAGCGGCTAGTATTAATGGATAAACAAGACACCTCATCCGATCTGATTGCGAGCGTCTCCTTGGACACCCCTGCGGGCGCCTCGGACTGA
- a CDS encoding twin-arginine translocation signal domain-containing protein: MTILKTTDKAATLNPERRRFLRLLGASGTAMAVAQVPFTQAASTGPAKIDVLRSTPEVPRYRETDHIRAFYATLQD, encoded by the coding sequence ATGACAATTCTCAAGACCACTGATAAAGCCGCTACGCTCAACCCCGAGCGTCGTCGTTTTCTGCGCCTTCTCGGGGCGAGTGGTACCGCGATGGCCGTGGCGCAGGTGCCTTTCACTCAGGCCGCCAGCACAGGGCCGGCCAAAATCGACGTTCTACGCTCCACGCCAGAGGTTCCTCGTTACCGGGAAACCGATCATATCCGCGCTTTCTATGCCACCCTGCAGGACTGA
- a CDS encoding formate dehydrogenase subunit alpha has product MRLTRKSSQPAAAKLGISRRQFLKRSGAATGGIAGIGLFGNTMMERGNAAEKTAYSDAPVEVKRTICSHCSVGCGVYAEVQEGVWTRQEPAFDHPFNRGAHCAKGASLREHGHSTRRLKYPMKLVNGQWQRLSWEDAIEEIGDKVLALREQHGPDSVYWLGSAKFSNEQAYLMRKFAALFGTNNTDHQARICHSTTVAGVANTWGYGAMTNSLNDLQNSRSILLIGSNPCEAHPIAMQHILLAKERSHADIIVVDPRFTRTAAKASKYVRLRPGSDVAYVWGLLWHIFENGWEDKEYIDQRVYAMDDVRKEVANYPPDVVENITGVSGDDMRDTAWRLSQNRPGCVVWCMGGTQHTTGNNNTRAYCILELALGNVGKSGGGTNIFRGHDNVQGATDLGLMSHSLPGYYGLTEDAWQHWGKVWDLDYEWLKSRFDQTEYVDGKPMYTNGITVSRWIDGVLEQDEDIAQRTRLKAMFYWGHAVNSQTRGVEMQKAMQQLDMMVIVDPYPTVAAVMHGRKDGVYLLPACSQFETTGSVTATNRSLQWRDQVIEPLFESKPDHEIMYLLARKLGFGNELVKNYEMNGDEPLIEDITREFNRGMWTVGYTGQSPERLKEHQKNWHTFSFNDLKAKKGPAKGDYYGLPWPSWGTPEMRHPGTPILYDTSKPVSEGGLTFRARFGIEHDGVSLLADGVYSENSDLDDGYPEFTAQMLKDLGWWNELTEQEKQAAEGKNWKTDLSGGIQRVAIAHECAPFGNAKARCNVWTFPDPIPKHREPLYTNRRDLVDKFPTWEDMNSFYRLPTLYRSIQEKDVTDRYPIILTSGRLVEYEGGGEETRSMSWLAELQQQMFVEINPALAGELGIAEGEMVWVEGAEGGRVRVMAMVTPRVARDVVFMPFHFAGIFQGEDLLSHYPEGSAPYIQGEAANTATTYGYDSVTQMQESKCTLCRIEKA; this is encoded by the coding sequence ATGCGCCTGACACGCAAATCGTCACAGCCTGCCGCTGCCAAGCTGGGTATCTCCCGCCGCCAGTTTCTTAAGCGAAGCGGCGCCGCCACAGGTGGTATCGCCGGGATCGGGCTGTTCGGCAATACCATGATGGAGCGCGGCAACGCGGCGGAAAAGACCGCCTACAGCGACGCGCCGGTCGAAGTCAAACGTACCATCTGCTCTCACTGCTCCGTGGGCTGCGGCGTCTACGCGGAGGTTCAGGAAGGCGTCTGGACCCGTCAGGAACCCGCCTTCGATCATCCCTTCAATCGCGGGGCCCACTGCGCCAAGGGCGCCTCGCTGCGGGAACATGGCCACTCCACCCGGCGCCTCAAATATCCCATGAAACTGGTCAACGGCCAGTGGCAGCGTCTTTCCTGGGAAGACGCCATCGAGGAAATCGGCGACAAGGTATTGGCGCTGCGGGAGCAGCACGGCCCGGACAGCGTCTATTGGCTGGGCTCCGCCAAGTTCAGCAACGAGCAGGCGTATCTGATGCGCAAGTTCGCCGCCCTGTTCGGTACCAACAATACCGACCACCAGGCGCGCATCTGTCATTCCACCACCGTGGCCGGGGTTGCCAATACCTGGGGCTACGGGGCAATGACCAACTCCCTCAACGATCTGCAGAACAGCCGTTCGATCCTGCTGATCGGCTCCAACCCCTGCGAGGCGCACCCTATCGCCATGCAGCATATCCTGCTGGCCAAGGAACGCAGCCATGCGGATATCATCGTGGTCGACCCGCGCTTCACCCGCACCGCCGCCAAGGCCAGCAAGTACGTGCGCCTGCGCCCGGGCAGCGACGTGGCCTATGTGTGGGGGCTTCTGTGGCATATCTTCGAGAACGGCTGGGAGGACAAGGAGTACATCGACCAGCGGGTCTACGCCATGGACGACGTGCGCAAGGAAGTGGCCAACTATCCGCCGGACGTCGTGGAAAACATCACCGGAGTTTCCGGCGACGACATGCGCGACACCGCCTGGCGGCTTTCCCAGAATCGACCGGGCTGCGTGGTCTGGTGCATGGGCGGCACTCAGCACACCACCGGCAACAACAATACCCGAGCCTACTGCATTCTCGAGCTGGCCCTGGGCAACGTGGGCAAGTCCGGGGGCGGCACCAACATCTTCCGCGGTCACGACAATGTTCAGGGCGCCACGGATCTGGGCTTGATGTCCCACTCCCTGCCGGGCTACTACGGTTTGACGGAAGATGCCTGGCAGCACTGGGGCAAGGTCTGGGACCTGGACTATGAATGGCTCAAGAGCCGTTTTGACCAGACCGAATACGTCGACGGCAAGCCCATGTACACCAACGGCATCACCGTGTCCCGCTGGATCGACGGGGTGCTGGAACAGGACGAGGATATCGCCCAGCGCACGCGCCTGAAGGCGATGTTCTATTGGGGTCATGCGGTCAACTCCCAGACCCGCGGCGTGGAAATGCAGAAAGCCATGCAGCAGCTGGACATGATGGTGATCGTCGACCCCTACCCCACCGTGGCGGCGGTAATGCACGGTCGCAAGGATGGCGTCTACCTGCTGCCCGCCTGCAGTCAGTTCGAGACCACCGGCAGCGTGACCGCCACCAACCGCTCCCTGCAGTGGCGGGACCAGGTGATCGAGCCGCTGTTCGAATCCAAGCCGGACCACGAGATCATGTACCTGCTGGCCCGCAAGCTGGGCTTTGGCAACGAACTGGTCAAGAACTACGAGATGAACGGCGACGAGCCGCTGATCGAAGACATCACCCGGGAATTCAACCGCGGCATGTGGACCGTGGGCTACACCGGCCAGAGCCCGGAGCGGCTCAAGGAGCATCAAAAGAACTGGCATACCTTCAGCTTCAATGATCTGAAAGCGAAGAAAGGCCCGGCCAAGGGCGACTATTACGGCCTGCCCTGGCCGTCCTGGGGTACGCCGGAAATGCGCCATCCCGGCACGCCGATTCTTTACGATACCAGCAAGCCGGTTTCCGAAGGCGGGCTGACCTTCCGCGCCCGTTTCGGCATCGAGCACGATGGCGTCTCGCTGCTGGCGGATGGCGTCTACAGCGAGAACTCGGATCTGGATGATGGCTATCCCGAGTTCACCGCCCAGATGCTCAAGGATCTCGGCTGGTGGAACGAACTGACCGAGCAGGAAAAGCAGGCCGCCGAGGGCAAGAACTGGAAGACGGATCTTTCCGGCGGTATCCAGCGGGTGGCCATCGCCCACGAATGCGCGCCCTTTGGTAACGCCAAGGCACGCTGTAACGTCTGGACCTTCCCGGATCCGATTCCCAAGCATCGCGAGCCGCTTTATACCAATCGCCGCGACCTGGTGGACAAGTTCCCCACCTGGGAGGACATGAACTCCTTCTATCGCCTGCCGACCCTGTATCGCTCCATCCAGGAGAAGGACGTCACGGATCGCTATCCGATCATTCTGACTTCCGGGCGCTTAGTGGAATACGAAGGCGGTGGCGAGGAGACACGCTCCATGTCCTGGCTGGCGGAGCTGCAGCAGCAGATGTTCGTGGAGATCAACCCGGCGCTCGCCGGCGAGCTGGGTATCGCGGAAGGCGAAATGGTCTGGGTGGAAGGCGCCGAAGGCGGTCGGGTAAGGGTCATGGCCATGGTCACCCCTCGGGTCGCCCGAGACGTGGTGTTCATGCCCTTCCACTTCGCGGGGATTTTCCAGGGCGAAGATCTGTTAAGCCACTACCCCGAAGGCAGTGCTCCCTATATCCAAGGGGAAGCCGCCAACACCGCTACCACCTACGGTTACGACAGCGTGACCCAGATGCAGGAATCCAAATGCACCCTATGCCGTATCGAAAAAGCATAA
- the fdh3B gene encoding formate dehydrogenase FDH3 subunit beta — MAKMKFTCDAERCIECNGCVTACKNANETDWGIQRRRVVTLNDGQPSEMSVSVACMHCDDAPCMAVCPTDCFYKTADGIVLHDKDLCIGCGYCLYACPFGAPQFPKQNAFNERGKMDKCTYCAGGPAETKEEEYAKYGANRIAEGKLPLCAEMCSTKALLAGEKDVLEDIFQRRSALRGYRDAPWPQTAPETFDVSAIDNLAVDATKHA, encoded by the coding sequence ATGGCCAAGATGAAATTTACCTGCGACGCGGAGCGCTGCATCGAATGCAACGGCTGCGTCACCGCCTGCAAGAATGCCAACGAGACGGACTGGGGCATTCAGCGTCGTCGGGTAGTCACCCTGAACGACGGTCAGCCCAGCGAAATGTCCGTTTCCGTCGCCTGCATGCACTGCGACGACGCGCCTTGCATGGCGGTGTGTCCCACGGACTGCTTTTACAAGACCGCGGACGGCATCGTGCTGCACGACAAGGATCTGTGCATCGGCTGCGGCTACTGCTTGTACGCCTGCCCTTTCGGCGCGCCGCAGTTCCCCAAGCAGAATGCCTTCAACGAACGCGGCAAGATGGACAAGTGCACCTACTGTGCCGGCGGCCCGGCGGAAACCAAGGAAGAGGAATACGCCAAGTACGGCGCCAACCGCATCGCCGAGGGCAAGCTGCCGCTTTGCGCGGAGATGTGCTCCACCAAGGCGCTGCTCGCGGGAGAAAAGGATGTGCTCGAGGATATCTTCCAGCGCCGCTCCGCCCTGCGCGGCTACCGCGACGCGCCTTGGCCGCAGACCGCACCGGAAACCTTCGACGTTTCCGCCATCGATAACCTGGCGGTCGACGCCACCAAGCACGCCTAG
- a CDS encoding formate dehydrogenase subunit gamma, with translation MTSRLSYNLAARWLAAFLAMACILLSLGMSHALGADPQAEIETALSGVDERTWEQVATNEGARDTRYDSNYSLINASGETWRQIRNRWVSTFGVIAIVGMALMILGFYLYFGSKKLEAPRTGRRLLRWTVFERTLHWSTATTFILLALTGLNLMYGKFVFKPLFGDGFWAPMIAGTKLLHNYLGPLFGILLIIILAKWLKVNLPRAHDLEWFKKGGGLIGKGHVDAGFANAGEKAWYWLLASAGLLVIISGLVLDFPIFGQTRDGMQWANVIHAVGALGLTAVALGHIYIGTVGTEGSLEAMTTGYVDETWAKEHHNLWYDEVKEHTTLPEHVDKGSFDEAASHRPN, from the coding sequence ATGACCAGTCGGCTTTCCTATAACCTCGCGGCACGCTGGCTTGCAGCTTTTCTCGCCATGGCGTGCATCCTGCTGTCACTCGGCATGTCTCACGCCCTGGGCGCGGACCCTCAGGCAGAGATCGAGACCGCGCTCTCCGGTGTCGACGAGCGTACCTGGGAGCAGGTGGCGACCAACGAGGGCGCTCGAGATACCCGCTATGACTCGAACTACAGCCTGATCAACGCCAGCGGCGAAACCTGGCGGCAGATACGTAATCGCTGGGTATCGACCTTTGGCGTGATCGCCATCGTCGGCATGGCGCTGATGATCCTCGGCTTCTATCTGTATTTCGGCAGCAAGAAGCTGGAGGCGCCGCGCACCGGCCGACGCCTGCTGCGCTGGACCGTCTTCGAGCGCACCTTGCACTGGTCCACCGCCACGACTTTCATCCTGCTGGCCTTGACCGGACTCAACCTGATGTATGGCAAATTCGTCTTCAAGCCGCTGTTCGGCGACGGCTTCTGGGCGCCGATGATTGCCGGCACCAAGCTGCTGCACAACTACCTGGGGCCGCTGTTCGGCATTCTGCTGATCATCATCCTGGCCAAGTGGCTGAAGGTGAATCTACCCAGGGCACACGACCTGGAATGGTTCAAGAAAGGCGGCGGCCTGATCGGCAAGGGCCACGTGGACGCGGGCTTCGCCAACGCCGGGGAAAAGGCCTGGTACTGGCTGCTGGCCAGTGCCGGCCTGCTGGTCATCATCAGCGGCCTGGTGCTGGATTTTCCGATCTTCGGTCAGACTCGGGACGGCATGCAGTGGGCCAACGTGATCCACGCTGTCGGCGCCCTGGGGCTGACCGCCGTGGCGCTGGGTCATATCTATATCGGCACCGTTGGCACGGAAGGCTCCCTCGAGGCCATGACCACCGGCTACGTGGACGAAACCTGGGCCAAGGAACACCACAACCTGTGGTATGACGAGGTCAAGGAACACACCACCCTGCCGGAACACGTGGACAAGGGAAGCTTTGACGAGGCGGCCTCGCACCGGCCCAATTAG
- a CDS encoding DUF1244 domain-containing protein, with protein sequence MQHIDDATRTELEAAAFRRLLKHLDEHKEVQNIDLMNLAGFCRNCFSKWLAAAADERGVELSYDAAREYVYGMPYEEWKVKYQTPASADKLEALAARHSHGEEKSS encoded by the coding sequence ATGCAACATATCGACGACGCCACTCGCACCGAACTCGAGGCTGCGGCCTTTCGGCGTCTGCTCAAGCACCTGGATGAGCACAAGGAAGTGCAGAACATCGACCTGATGAACCTGGCGGGTTTCTGTCGCAACTGTTTTTCCAAGTGGCTGGCCGCCGCCGCGGACGAACGTGGCGTCGAGCTTTCCTACGACGCGGCTCGGGAATACGTCTACGGCATGCCCTACGAGGAATGGAAGGTCAAGTACCAGACTCCCGCCTCCGCGGATAAGCTGGAAGCCTTGGCCGCTCGTCATTCTCACGGTGAGGAGAAATCCTCATGA
- the moaB gene encoding molybdenum cofactor biosynthesis protein B — protein MSAATQGFEPLHIAVLTISDTRTEETDRSGAALVECLQAAGHTLVEKRIVADDVYRIRAQISAWIADSGVQVILTTGGTGFTGRDSTPEAVKVLLDKQIEGFGELFRHLSFQEIGSSTIQSRCLAGLANHTVIFCLPGSTGACRTAWNGILKEQLDGSHKPCNFANLVIPGRGQHGG, from the coding sequence ATGAGTGCCGCCACCCAAGGATTCGAGCCGCTGCATATCGCCGTGTTGACGATTTCCGATACCCGCACGGAAGAAACCGATCGCAGCGGTGCCGCGCTGGTGGAATGCTTGCAGGCCGCGGGCCACACCCTGGTGGAAAAGCGTATCGTCGCGGACGACGTCTACCGTATTCGTGCTCAGATCAGCGCCTGGATCGCGGATTCCGGCGTGCAGGTGATCTTGACCACTGGCGGTACCGGCTTTACCGGCAGAGATTCCACCCCGGAAGCGGTCAAGGTGCTGCTCGACAAGCAGATCGAAGGGTTCGGCGAGCTGTTTCGCCACCTTTCCTTTCAGGAAATCGGCAGCTCCACGATCCAGAGCCGCTGCCTGGCAGGGCTTGCCAACCATACCGTGATCTTCTGTCTGCCCGGCTCCACCGGCGCCTGTCGCACCGCCTGGAACGGCATTCTGAAAGAGCAGCTGGACGGCAGCCACAAGCCCTGCAACTTCGCCAATCTGGTGATTCCCGGACGAGGCCAGCATGGCGGATAA
- the glp gene encoding gephyrin-like molybdotransferase Glp, translated as MADNPLKSVEAALAAMLEGITPLDGERLPCDQAAGRVLAESVTARLDVPGFDNSAMDGYALRAAEAGQVLPMIQRIAAGHPAAPLMPGGCARIFTGGEIPPGADCVVMQERTESRDTGIFIPEGIPVGDNIRRRGRDVAQGSQLLGAGLKLEAAALGQLAGQGITEVVVCKRPRVALLSTGDEIIDPGLPLAPGQIYNSNRAMLKRLLERFGAEMVMVESVPDDYAATCDILKQAAQCADVVISTGGVSVGEEDHVKAALEELGQLDLWRLAMRPGKPLALGRLPRDNGETRFVGLPGNPVSGFVGAWIFLRPLIGALLGCPALEALPRIRARTAFSTSNGIRRHYMRVALAFTEQGPVANAFRDQNSAVLSSCVEANALAVIPEQAEIAVGDEVECLWLVEA; from the coding sequence ATGGCGGATAACCCCCTGAAAAGCGTTGAAGCCGCCCTGGCGGCCATGCTCGAAGGCATCACGCCCCTGGACGGCGAACGACTGCCCTGCGATCAGGCGGCGGGCCGCGTGCTGGCGGAAAGCGTCACCGCACGCCTTGACGTGCCCGGTTTCGACAACAGCGCCATGGACGGCTATGCGCTACGGGCCGCGGAGGCCGGCCAGGTATTGCCGATGATTCAGCGTATCGCCGCCGGCCACCCGGCAGCACCGCTGATGCCCGGCGGCTGCGCGCGCATCTTCACCGGCGGCGAAATCCCCCCGGGTGCGGATTGCGTGGTCATGCAGGAGCGTACCGAAAGCCGCGACACCGGTATTTTCATTCCCGAGGGCATTCCCGTCGGGGACAATATCCGTCGTCGCGGGCGTGACGTGGCCCAGGGCAGCCAGTTGCTGGGTGCCGGCCTGAAGCTGGAAGCCGCGGCGCTGGGGCAGCTTGCGGGCCAGGGAATCACTGAAGTCGTGGTATGCAAGCGCCCGCGAGTCGCCCTGCTCTCCACTGGAGACGAGATCATCGATCCCGGCCTGCCCTTGGCGCCGGGACAGATCTACAACTCGAACCGAGCGATGCTCAAGCGGCTGCTGGAGCGTTTCGGCGCAGAAATGGTGATGGTGGAAAGCGTGCCGGACGATTACGCCGCTACCTGCGACATTCTGAAACAGGCGGCACAGTGCGCGGACGTGGTGATTTCCACCGGCGGCGTCAGCGTGGGCGAAGAGGATCATGTCAAGGCTGCCCTGGAGGAATTGGGTCAGCTGGATTTATGGCGTCTCGCCATGCGCCCCGGCAAGCCGCTGGCCCTGGGCCGCCTGCCTCGGGATAACGGCGAGACGCGCTTCGTCGGCTTGCCGGGCAACCCGGTCTCCGGCTTCGTCGGCGCCTGGATCTTCCTGCGCCCCCTGATCGGTGCCCTGCTGGGCTGTCCGGCGCTCGAGGCGTTGCCGAGAATTCGCGCTCGTACGGCTTTTTCCACCAGCAACGGCATACGCCGTCATTATATGCGCGTAGCACTTGCCTTCACGGAACAAGGTCCGGTAGCCAACGCCTTCAGAGACCAGAACTCCGCGGTGCTCTCTTCCTGCGTGGAGGCCAATGCCCTGGCGGTAATTCCGGAACAGGCCGAGATTGCCGTGGGTGATGAAGTCGAGTGTCTGTGGCTGGTAGAAGCTTGA